A window of Pusillimonas sp. DMV24BSW_D genomic DNA:
CATAACGGTACCCTTGGAGAATCGGAATTCGAAACGTCCGACATGGCATTGTTAGAACGAATGCGGCGTTTGGCACACACTCTGGAAGGACAAAACTCGTCGGGAGAATCATTGGGTGAAGCCTGGTTCCAGATCAGTACAGCACGCATTGAATCCTTACTCAATTACCAGAAATCACTAGAGAACCAACTGAAAGAAAAGGCACAAGCCCGCTTGGCCCAAGCCACCATCGCGCTCAATAGCGAGTCACTTGACGCCATGCCGGCCACACCCCCACTGGTAGGGCTTTACCTGCCTGTTGCACAACACCCGCAAAATTGGTCAACCGAACCAAGCACGATTTCCGACACTAACTTACCACCTGAATTGGGCCAAACGTTAATGGATTGGGCTTACGAGCAACAACGTAGCCTGCGGGAAACCCGCGAAGCACTCGCTCAGGCAGAAATAGCCGCGCAAGAGATCAAGATACTGGAGCGCGGCAAAACCAGACTAATGCAATGGTATGGCTGGACTGAAGACCAGGCTCACCGGGAGCTGCGTCGCATGGCGATGAACCGTGGTCGTAAACTAATTGAAATCGCCGGCGTCCTGTCGGAGCTAACCGACAAACCCGCTGAACCGATTAATGACAAACCCGCCGATTCCCCCGACTAAACATTTGCTCGACGAAAAATGAAGACAGCATTGGTGCATGTGAGCACCAATACAGTGCACCTTCAGTTCGCCCTCACATCAACAAGCCGACAACCTATTCAGTAAACCGCTTTAACTGGTAATAAACAGGGCACGACGAAACCTCTAAATAATTGGCACGTTTATTGC
This region includes:
- a CDS encoding nitrate regulatory protein; the encoded protein is MFSEIIDPIRRTALRTEIEGLKAAIPLHDLTQALGRVTHALQRERGATQGYLNDLDDTRIALLKNAVALSDSVLPELLPPAQTVLKNPSGPSAARLFNRLADALSGLQSLQLLRQQCFARRIRADTAFEKYASIITRLLHTVYETTSLWVDPHLAAQVVALFSVMQAKEYAGQERALTMAGFTRGSFSKLHLQQITQLIHAQEACIERAKSIEKAHNGTLGESEFETSDMALLERMRRLAHTLEGQNSSGESLGEAWFQISTARIESLLNYQKSLENQLKEKAQARLAQATIALNSESLDAMPATPPLVGLYLPVAQHPQNWSTEPSTISDTNLPPELGQTLMDWAYEQQRSLRETREALAQAEIAAQEIKILERGKTRLMQWYGWTEDQAHRELRRMAMNRGRKLIEIAGVLSELTDKPAEPINDKPADSPD